The nucleotide window TCTCGAAATCGACGGCACGCCGGTCCAGTTTGCGACCGCGCAAGATGCGTCCCGTGCCGGCGTCACCGCCATTCACCAGGAAACCGTGCTGTTCGACGAGCTGTCGGTCGCCGAGAACATCTGGCTGGGCCACGCGCCGCGCACCCGGCTGGGGCTGATCGACCGGCGCGCCATGCGCGAAGGGGCCGAACGCCTGCTGGCCAGCATCGGTGCAACGCTGGACCCGGAGCAGCGGCTTGGCGATCTGGGCATCGCCTCCAAGCACCTGGTCGCCATCGCGCGCGCCTTGTCGACCGACGCGCGGGTCGTCATCCTGGACGAGCCCACCGCCGCGCTGTCCCACAAGGAAATCCACGAGCTCTACGAGCTGGTCGACACGCTCAAGCGTCAGGGCAAGGCGATCTTGTTCATCAGCCACAAGTTCGACGAGGTGTTCCGCATCGCCGAACGCTACACCGTGTTCCGCGATGGCCAGTTCGTCGGGCAGGGGATGATCGCCGACGTGACCGAAGGCCAGCTGGTGCAGATGATGGTGGGCCGCAGCGTCGACCAGATCTTCCCGCACCGCAGCCGCAATATCGGCGCGCCGGTGCTGACCGTGGCCGGCTACAGCCACCCGACCGAATTTGCCGATATCGGCTTCACCCTGCATGAGGGCGAGATCCTGGGCTTTTACGGCCTGGTCGGCGCCGGCCGCTCCGAGGTGATGCAGGCGCTGTTCGGCATCACCTCCCCGTCCAGGGGAGCAGTGCGGATCGACGATCAGGTGCGCGTGATCCGCTCCACCCACGAGGCGATTGCCGCGGGCATCGTCTATGTCCCCGAAGACCGGGGCCGGCAGGGGGCCATTCGCGGCCTGCCGATCTTTCAGAACGTGACGCTGCCATCGCTGGCGCGCACCAGCCGCGCGGGGTTCTTGCGACTGGCCGAAGAGTTCCGCCTGGCGCGCGAATATACCCAGCGGCTGGACCTGCGCGCATCGAGCCTGGATCAGGAGCTGGGGCTGCTGTCCGGGGGCAACCAGCAAAAGGTGGTGATCGCCAAATGGCTGGCCACCAGACCGCGGGTCATCATCCTGGACGAACCGACCAAAGGCATCGACATCGGCTCCAAGGCCGCCGTGCATGACTTCATGGCCGAACTTGCCGCCGAAGGGCTGGCGGTCATCATGGTCAGCTCGGAAATCCCCGAGGTCCTGGGAATGTCCGACCGCGTCATCGTCATGCGCGAAGGCCGGATCATCGACGAAGTCACAGGCGAGCGCATGACGCCGGAAACGCTGGTCCGCGCGGCGGCCGGCATCGCGGAGGCAGCATGAAAATCCTGAAAAACCGCGAGGCGCTTCTGGCGCTTGCGATCCTGCTGCTGGTGGGAGGCGTCGCCGTCAGGTTCCCGGCCTTTGTCCGGCCCGCCAATCTGGTGAACGTGTTCAACGACACCTCGCCGCTGATCTTGCTGGCCATCGGCCAGATGATCGTGATCCTGACCAAGTGCATCGACCTGTCGGTCGCCGCCACGCTTGCCCTGTGCGGCATGGTTGCGGCGCTGCTGAACGGCGCGGGCGTGCCTCTGCCGCTGATCCTGGTGCTGGTCGTGGCACTGGGCGCGGTGATGGGGGCGATCAACGGCCTGCTGGTGTGGAGGCTCGGCATCCCCTCGATCGTGGTGACGCTGGGGACGATGACGATCTATCGCGGCACGATCTTCCTGATGACCCAGGGGGCTTGGGTCAACGCGCACCAGATGACGGCCGGTTTCAAAGCCTTGCCTCGGACCGTGATCGCGGGCCTGCCGGTGATGAGCTGGATCGCCCTCGCGGCCATCGGGCTGTTTGTCATCCTGCTGACCCGCACACCGCTGGGGCGGGCGTTCTATGCCGTGGGCGGCAACCCTCATGCGGCAGTCTATGCCGGCATCAGCGTCGGTCGCACGCAGTTCATGGCCTTCGTGATCTCGGGCGCGCTTGCCGGGCTGACGGGCTATCTGTGGGTCGCGCGCTATGCCGTGGCCTATGTCGATATCGCCAACGGGTTCGAGCTGTCGGTGGTTGCCGCCTGCGTGATCGGCGGCGTGGCCATTGCGGGCGGCGCGGGCAGCGTGCTGGGGACAGTGATGGGGGCGCTGTTCCTGGGCGTCATCAACAACGCCCTGCCGGTTATCGGCATCTCTCCCTTCTGGCAGATGGCGATCTCGGGCAGTGCCATCGTCCTGGCCGTTGCCTTCAATTCCGCCCAGAACCGGCCAGCCGGCCGCATCATCCTGAAACCGGTGGAGCCGACATGACCCAAGCCGCAAGAACCAACCCCGCGGGCCGCACCATTCCCGACCGCCTGCAATCACGTGCCGCCCGCGCCCTGCACAGCTGGGAGACGATCCTGCTGGCCGTTGCCATCGCGGTGTTCGTGACCAACTCCTTCGCCTCGCCGTATTTCCTGAACGCCTGGAACCTCAGCGACGCCACCTTCAACTTCACCGAAAAGGCGATGATCGCCTTTGCGATGGCCATGCTCATCATCGCGGGCGAGATCGACCTGTCGGTCGCCTCGATCATCGCGCTGGCGTCGACGGCGATGGGATTGGCGATGCAGGCAGGCGCCGGGGTTCCGGTGCTGGTCGGCGTGGGCCTTGCAACCGGGCTGCTGTGCGGGGCAGTGAACGGCTTTCTGGTGGCGGGCATGGGCCTGCCCTCCATCGTCGTCACCATCGGCACCATGAGCCTGTTCCGCGGCATCGCTTACATCGTTCTGGGCGACAAGGCCTTCACCGGCTATCCCGCCGGGTTCGACTTCTTCGGCCAGGGCTATGTCTGGTGGGCGTTCAGCTTCGAGCTGGTGCTGTTTGCGGTCCTCGCGCTGGTGTTCTGGGTGCTGCTGCACCGCACCAACTTCGGCCGTGCGGTCTATGTCATCGGCAACAACGCCACCGCTGCGCAGTTTTCGGGCATCCGCGTCGCGCGCATCCGCTTCATCCTGTTCCTGCTGACCGGACTGATGTCGGGTGTCGCAGCCGTCTGCCTGACCTCGCGGCTGGGCTCCACCCGGCCCTCCATCGCCACCGGGTTCGAACTGGAGGTGGTGACGATGGTCGTGCTGGGCGGGGTGAACATCCTCGGCGGGTCCGGGACCATCCCCGGGGTCGTGCTGGCCGCGCTCATCATGGGCATGGTCACGTTCGGCTTTGGCCTGCTGAACGTCCCCGGTATCGTGATGAGCATCTTCCTGGGGCTGCTTCTGATCGGCGTGATCGCGGTGCCCCGGATGCTGCGGGGAAAATGATGGAAAAATACGCCTTCAAGATGCAGCTCCATCCGGGAATGGAAG belongs to Frigidibacter mobilis and includes:
- a CDS encoding sugar ABC transporter ATP-binding protein, which encodes MKPVLSLRGISKSFPGVKALQGVQLDLFAGQVTALIGENGAGKSTIVKVLTGIYQPEEGSLEIDGTPVQFATAQDASRAGVTAIHQETVLFDELSVAENIWLGHAPRTRLGLIDRRAMREGAERLLASIGATLDPEQRLGDLGIASKHLVAIARALSTDARVVILDEPTAALSHKEIHELYELVDTLKRQGKAILFISHKFDEVFRIAERYTVFRDGQFVGQGMIADVTEGQLVQMMVGRSVDQIFPHRSRNIGAPVLTVAGYSHPTEFADIGFTLHEGEILGFYGLVGAGRSEVMQALFGITSPSRGAVRIDDQVRVIRSTHEAIAAGIVYVPEDRGRQGAIRGLPIFQNVTLPSLARTSRAGFLRLAEEFRLAREYTQRLDLRASSLDQELGLLSGGNQQKVVIAKWLATRPRVIILDEPTKGIDIGSKAAVHDFMAELAAEGLAVIMVSSEIPEVLGMSDRVIVMREGRIIDEVTGERMTPETLVRAAAGIAEAA
- a CDS encoding ABC transporter permease; the protein is MTQAARTNPAGRTIPDRLQSRAARALHSWETILLAVAIAVFVTNSFASPYFLNAWNLSDATFNFTEKAMIAFAMAMLIIAGEIDLSVASIIALASTAMGLAMQAGAGVPVLVGVGLATGLLCGAVNGFLVAGMGLPSIVVTIGTMSLFRGIAYIVLGDKAFTGYPAGFDFFGQGYVWWAFSFELVLFAVLALVFWVLLHRTNFGRAVYVIGNNATAAQFSGIRVARIRFILFLLTGLMSGVAAVCLTSRLGSTRPSIATGFELEVVTMVVLGGVNILGGSGTIPGVVLAALIMGMVTFGFGLLNVPGIVMSIFLGLLLIGVIAVPRMLRGK
- a CDS encoding ABC transporter permease, which encodes MKILKNREALLALAILLLVGGVAVRFPAFVRPANLVNVFNDTSPLILLAIGQMIVILTKCIDLSVAATLALCGMVAALLNGAGVPLPLILVLVVALGAVMGAINGLLVWRLGIPSIVVTLGTMTIYRGTIFLMTQGAWVNAHQMTAGFKALPRTVIAGLPVMSWIALAAIGLFVILLTRTPLGRAFYAVGGNPHAAVYAGISVGRTQFMAFVISGALAGLTGYLWVARYAVAYVDIANGFELSVVAACVIGGVAIAGGAGSVLGTVMGALFLGVINNALPVIGISPFWQMAISGSAIVLAVAFNSAQNRPAGRIILKPVEPT